A genomic segment from Paenibacillus sp. FSL K6-1096 encodes:
- a CDS encoding DNA-formamidopyrimidine glycosylase family protein — protein MPELPEMENYRKLLSQHIINVPITGVTVNRAKTINMEAADFVNALVGARIVFVERRAKHILFHLHDGRRLLLHLMLGGLLFYGTEAERPDRTTQVELAFGEHILYFMGLRLGYLHLLSVKESEAAMGKLGPELLDRRMTAERFAGLLKGRRGALKSLLVNQHVMAGIGNCYADEIAYEARLLPSTPVQNLTPEAVSRLYDSVRKVLTEATDIGGYMEMPFMTGDTVTGAYNDACKVYDREGEPCLRGGGTIVKTELSGRKVFYCPDCQHDA, from the coding sequence ATGCCGGAATTGCCGGAAATGGAGAATTACAGGAAGCTGCTGAGCCAGCACATTATAAATGTACCGATTACGGGAGTAACCGTGAACCGGGCTAAGACTATCAATATGGAAGCTGCAGATTTCGTAAACGCTCTGGTTGGCGCACGGATCGTGTTCGTGGAGCGTCGCGCCAAGCATATCCTCTTCCATCTTCATGACGGCAGACGGCTGCTGCTGCATCTGATGCTGGGCGGACTTCTGTTCTACGGTACGGAAGCGGAGCGTCCGGACCGGACCACCCAGGTAGAGCTGGCCTTCGGTGAGCATATCCTCTACTTCATGGGGCTGCGTCTGGGATATCTGCATCTCTTGTCGGTTAAGGAGAGCGAGGCGGCCATGGGCAAGCTTGGGCCGGAGCTGCTGGACCGGCGGATGACCGCAGAACGGTTCGCCGGACTGCTGAAGGGACGGCGCGGAGCGCTGAAGAGCCTGCTGGTCAATCAGCATGTGATGGCCGGCATCGGCAATTGCTACGCTGACGAGATCGCCTATGAGGCAAGATTGCTTCCGTCAACACCGGTGCAGAACCTGACACCGGAGGCGGTGTCCAGGCTCTATGACAGTGTGCGCAAGGTGCTGACGGAGGCGACCGACATCGGCGGTTACATGGAAATGCCGTTCATGACAGGCGATACGGTAACCGGGGCTTATAACGATGCGTGCAAGGTATATGACCGTGAGGGCGAGCCTTGCCTGCGCGGCGGGGGAACCATCGTGAAAACGGAGCTGTCCGGGCGCAAGGTGTTCTATTGCCCGGATTGCCAGCATGACGCATAG
- a CDS encoding TIGR01457 family HAD-type hydrolase, with protein MENIKGLLIDLDGTLYHGRHKIEGAEKLIEALRQAELPFLFVTNNSSRTPEGVAAHLRAMGIEARAEEVCTSSLAAARYIAGESPGASVAILGEEGLVQACTEAGLKVVTENPQYVVQGIDRSFTYEALARASRWIREGAGFVLTNPDLMLPSDDGVMPGAGTIGAAIEAASGVQPVVIGKPETHLVTYAASLLGIKPEEAVMVGDNMRTDIAAGANAGCKTVLVLTGLTTRENLEHYQELTGVKPDEICADLAELMTLLGV; from the coding sequence ATGGAGAATATCAAGGGCTTGTTAATCGATCTGGATGGAACGCTGTACCATGGACGGCATAAGATTGAAGGAGCCGAGAAGCTGATAGAGGCACTTCGCCAGGCGGAGCTCCCGTTCCTGTTCGTTACGAATAACTCCTCGCGGACGCCGGAGGGGGTTGCCGCGCATTTGCGTGCTATGGGCATCGAAGCGAGAGCGGAGGAGGTCTGTACCTCATCGCTGGCAGCCGCCCGTTATATTGCCGGGGAATCTCCGGGGGCATCTGTGGCGATACTTGGAGAAGAGGGTCTGGTGCAGGCCTGCACAGAGGCAGGATTAAAGGTGGTTACGGAGAATCCGCAATATGTTGTGCAGGGAATTGACCGCTCTTTTACATATGAAGCGCTTGCCCGTGCTTCCCGCTGGATCAGGGAGGGGGCGGGGTTCGTATTGACCAATCCCGATCTGATGCTGCCTTCGGATGACGGGGTGATGCCCGGTGCCGGAACGATCGGTGCTGCCATTGAAGCAGCCAGCGGCGTCCAGCCCGTTGTCATCGGGAAGCCGGAGACTCATCTGGTCACCTATGCCGCCTCTCTGCTGGGCATTAAGCCGGAGGAGGCGGTGATGGTCGGCGACAACATGCGCACAGACATTGCGGCAGGGGCCAATGCCGGCTGTAAGACGGTGCTGGTGCTGACGGGACTCACCACCCGGGAGAACCTGGAGCACTATCAGGAGCTGACCGGGGTCAAGCCTGATGAGATTTGTGCTGATTTAGCTGAACTAATGACACTGCTCGGTGTATAA
- the rnz gene encoding ribonuclease Z, with product MEIYFLGTNAGVPTLQRNVTSVALRLLEERRTFWMFDCGEGTQHQVLRSPLRLGKLEKLFITHLHGDHLFGLPGLISSRGYQGGTAPLTVYGPPGLKAYLEISLSVSQSRIPYKLEIVEHSGGLIYEDETFKVEAGLLEHRIHSYGYRITEKDSPGNLNAELLKSYGLKPGPLYGRLKKGEDITTDDGIVIRAAEVVHAPKRGRVVVILGDTRPTPGALPLSQDADLIIHEATFAHDLADMAYQYHHSTARQAAELARDAGARELLLTHFSSRYTSMEELAPLLQEAQAIFPDTLLAEEFCTFPVYRRSPGNSPGQ from the coding sequence ATGGAAATCTATTTCTTGGGAACAAATGCCGGGGTGCCTACGCTGCAGCGTAATGTCACCTCGGTTGCGCTGAGGCTGCTTGAAGAACGGCGCACCTTCTGGATGTTCGATTGCGGGGAAGGCACGCAGCACCAGGTTCTCCGTTCACCGCTGCGGCTGGGCAAGCTGGAGAAGCTGTTCATTACGCATCTGCACGGTGACCACCTGTTCGGCCTGCCGGGGCTGATCTCCAGCCGGGGCTATCAGGGCGGGACTGCACCGCTTACGGTATACGGGCCGCCTGGGCTTAAGGCGTATCTGGAAATCTCCCTGTCCGTCAGCCAGTCCCGGATTCCCTATAAGCTGGAGATTGTGGAGCACAGCGGCGGGCTGATCTACGAAGATGAGACCTTCAAGGTGGAGGCGGGGCTGCTGGAGCACCGGATCCACAGCTACGGCTACCGGATTACGGAGAAGGACAGCCCGGGCAATCTGAATGCTGAGCTGCTGAAAAGCTACGGGCTGAAGCCCGGACCGCTGTACGGCAGATTGAAAAAGGGTGAGGATATCACCACCGACGACGGCATTGTGATCCGGGCGGCAGAGGTCGTTCATGCACCCAAACGCGGACGCGTGGTGGTGATTCTCGGGGATACGAGGCCTACGCCGGGGGCGCTGCCGCTGTCACAGGACGCGGATCTGATCATTCATGAGGCCACGTTCGCTCATGATCTGGCGGATATGGCGTATCAATATCATCACAGCACCGCGCGGCAGGCAGCCGAGCTGGCAAGGGACGCAGGGGCGCGTGAGCTGCTGCTGACCCACTTCAGCTCCCGTTACACCTCTATGGAAGAACTGGCTCCGCTCCTTCAGGAGGCGCAGGCAATCTTCCCGGACACGCTGCTGGCAGAGGAATTCTGTACCTTCCCGGTCTACCGGAGAAGCCCGGGAAATTCCCCGGGGCAATAA